A portion of the Callithrix jacchus isolate 240 chromosome 13, calJac240_pri, whole genome shotgun sequence genome contains these proteins:
- the LOC118146841 gene encoding urea transporter 1-like isoform X2, with amino-acid sequence MKELANWLKDKPVVLQFVDWILRGISQVVFVNNSISGILILVGLLVRNPWWALTGWLGTVVSTLMAVLLSQDRSSIASGLYGYNATLVGILMAVFSDKGDYFWWLLFPVCAMSMTCPIFSSALNSVLSRWDLPVFTLPFNMALSMYLSATGHFNHYFQTNWSHL; translated from the exons ATGAAAGAACTTGCCAACTGGCTTAAAG ACAAACCTGTGGTGCTCCAGTTCGTCGACTGGATTCTTCGGGGCATATCCCAAGTGGTGTTTGTCAACAACTCCATCAGTGGAATCCTGATTCTGGTGGGACTTCTTGTTCGGAACCCCTGGTGGGCTCTCACTGGCTGGCTGGGAACAGTGGTCTCCACTCTGATGGCCGTCTTGCTCAGCCAGGACAG GTCATCAATAGCGTCTGGGCTCTATGGCTACAATGCTACCCTGGTGGGAATACTCATGGCTGTCTTTTCAGACAAGGGAGACTATTTCTGGTGGTTGTTATTCCCTGTATGTGCTATGTCCATGACTTG cCCAATTTTCTCAAGCGCATTGAATTCTGTGCTCAGCAGATGGGACCTCCCTGTCTTCACCCTCCCTTTCAACATGGCATTGTCAATGTACCTTTCAGCCACAGGACATTTCAATCATTATTTCCAGACAAATTGGTCACACCTGTAA
- the LOC118146841 gene encoding urea transporter 1-like isoform X3: MKELANWLKDKPVVLQFVDWILRGISQVVFVNNSISGILILVGLLVRNPWWALTGWLGTVVSTLMAVLLSQDRSSIASGLYGYNATLVGILMAVFSDKGDYFWWLLFPVCAMSMTWSTRSS, from the exons ATGAAAGAACTTGCCAACTGGCTTAAAG ACAAACCTGTGGTGCTCCAGTTCGTCGACTGGATTCTTCGGGGCATATCCCAAGTGGTGTTTGTCAACAACTCCATCAGTGGAATCCTGATTCTGGTGGGACTTCTTGTTCGGAACCCCTGGTGGGCTCTCACTGGCTGGCTGGGAACAGTGGTCTCCACTCTGATGGCCGTCTTGCTCAGCCAGGACAG GTCATCAATAGCGTCTGGGCTCTATGGCTACAATGCTACCCTGGTGGGAATACTCATGGCTGTCTTTTCAGACAAGGGAGACTATTTCTGGTGGTTGTTATTCCCTGTATGTGCTATGTCCATGACTTG